The Rosa rugosa chromosome 1, drRosRugo1.1, whole genome shotgun sequence genomic sequence tacatagtgagcatacatatattaatcgccagtcttccttcgcgaagcatcctttgcgaggccatgtaattaaaaccacttcgctgccaacaattcgcaacccagctttcgccacaattattggcaaaaatattgatttgacctcctccactgctaataccatactaggcatattaaatgcctcttgtatatgtgcccagaccaataccaatggcctcttaagtatattagcaagttccagccactattaggcaagaacacaattttttgcatcctccgcgacgcacaaatttgaaactcttttttttttattatttttttttattttaataagacattgtgaatcaaggtttagacatgcggcccaagtatagtcgcctagacacaaattttctttcaaatcctttgggcaaccttactgaaatggccaggtggggaaGGGcaaacaagagaggcagaatccattttggcatgagctactcccacatagtggtttaggcccatttgcacgcacttctggattcaagaacctgtcatgaacgttgtcccctttctagacaccatttcacataggctattcttactaagatgagaaagatcataagtgtgaagacagttcaacaagtgttaataaaaaccgcccttaaccttaagggacctgaactaggcaccaataaagagtttaggtcaatattaacaaaagagacttcacctattccgttatgattcacaaatgacgaaaataaaaatgaaaactgaaaattgacaggaaatttaaaaacaaagaaaaaatttagcagcactatatttggctaacctccagaaggccacgggggaggccatctatgcttcactccaagctccggtgtatcaaaatttgtagggtaaaaattcctcctgtgagagcttgtaggaaaagaataaagatacttctcgttgaagaatttggaggaatttggctcgtgagaggggtattcttgccccccaagtatctttgttggttgacgaagcatgatcttcaattgcacttttggagatgaagatgtttcaagatcggctttgtcgccaactaccatgtcatagaacatggtgtcttcaggattagccatagattggccattatagacgaccacttactggtctgaattctccacgtcaagagcttcacttgctggataattgtaaacaagagttaacttgtattgatgatactcaaatttacagttgcgaaggacaacttggccactaaaataattgttctggccattcatgcaacgtgggttgtagatgtgccctccacatatatcaaagccaccgcttggccttgaagaatatatgaagaacttcaagttgaattgattaataaatccacagattggcttctgtaggccacaacttaattgataattaagttggtcctgattttgatcaccttccccatgacgtccagtagcagagtcacaattaaaatgatcatgaacttgcttcttttgatcaaagggatgatcatgggccatatcttgccccccatgcatctgatcaatggccacgtatttggcttgatcagtggagaaatcacatatttgttcagagacaattttcttgtcagaagaacaatcttgtggacCATTTTCTCCATTagcagcctctatgtaaggctgtgattcaacaatgggcaagctactttcttcttctgcgaCGGGCTGGtcgagaggaaggtttttgcttTTAAATTGATCGCCTCTTATAGGCAATTCAATTAAGAGGCGATCAATTTTGGTAACACCATCTTCGCGCGCCGCTTCTTGACTTTTCAAGGAGCTCTCTTGCTTTGTGTTGATGGCGTCAACCTCCCCATGTTGCGAATCCACATGAGTTGCAGTCAGATTGGCGTCATTCTTGTGCATGGTCGCGGACTCAGTCGTGGTGTTCACGGCATGTTGAGCAGCTTGCCAGAAAGGCTTCTGGAATTGCTCTCTAGCTTCTCGAGCACTTTGCTCCATCCACTGCGTAAACTCTCGAGCGCTCTGCTCCATCCGTTCGATAGCTTCCCGAGCATTCTGCTCGTTCCGCTGAATAAGTTGTTCCGTCTGTTGAAAAAGTTGGTCCGTCTTCGCACGCGATTTGGTCAGCATCTCCCAATGCCTATCAGTATTAATCCTTCGGATGTCCATCTCTTCTTTCCAGCTTGCATCttctgggatggggagaggaacGAACTTGTCATCAAAAGCAGAATCACAGGTGACGGCAGCATTGCCCATCTTGTCTATGTGCGAGTCTAGAGCAAAGTTCGTAGACACTTCTTCCTTGGAAAGATCAAGACAAGCattactttaggaatttcttttgacaAAGATTTTCCCATAGCTTCCCAACGATCGATGGACgcaaaaaaaaactctagttttgtcccactgggcgtgccaaaatgtttgttttaaagcccggtggttgaatgtgcttcaagagaaaaacttctgatgtagtcccactgggcgtgccaaaatgtttggctccaattttgctgcagctggtcaacagtctcttttcttgcgcgggcgtgccagcaccgttcgggtgcggtcgtcggggatgtcccttgacctgatttcttttcaagcgattgtagacgaggagagcaccaacctcgtcatggggattctttctgcctcgtggtgaggactttgctgaagtttcttcttgttaacacaatcgatactcaatattgtagatcgagcagagcgacatcaccgggaaatgttggatcttgctaaagcgtgactttagcttggctgggttgctagggcgttacccttgcttggctggttctgtaaccgttgtggtcgcggcactaccgtcggctcccgaggagactaggaccgaagcacgttgacagagggtttggtggcactgaaagtcggcttctgagaagactaggactaggagtgtgatcagtttctgcccctttattccttcaattatttctccaacaagacttcattatatgccttcgacttcttcatatgaaatgttccactatgagtgtagatcatcctgacaaattttcagatttttattccatgtggttgggccgaaaatgctgctggacctcttacaggtccagttttccagttttgcttctgtagaaaattgagctgattgtttgaaggtcttccactcaaaaaaagctcttgcactcttcataataaatgatccttgggctgtctagaatggatctggaaagtttcagcacatttcgatttcatttggttagtctgccacccctccttccttgtctagctcggtttttcctagccgaagtaggaaaatatgctaaagttgacttgtcatacttccatagtaggctttatttagcctctaaatatatatttcgagcttgtcgacaatatatagcttgagccactgatattggctcaatttctccaacacatgccttctcaggccaaaatgttcattttgggtccaaacaaataCCTTACTCATGTTTGATGCTATGTAGGACTAAGGCTTACAATCGAAATTCTTCATCCTTGCGAAAGCTTTGACTACCTTCTTGACAATGATTGTCATACCCTTTTAGCAGCATGAAAAATGCATTGGATCCGATTTGAATCTCACAATCTCTAAACTCCTCCAGTAGATTTTGAAAGCGTTATCATTCCTCAAGAGTATGTCAATCACTGTCGAATGACACATTCATGTGCAAAGCTTCAAGCTTTGGGTGGCCCAAATGAAGAGTCGAAAAGCCAATTGTGAGTTTGTCTGATGTTCTTGGATCAGAGAGATGATTTTCTTACTGGAGAGCTGTGAAACCAAGAATTCAACGCCGTCCGATTTTTCAAGGACGGTGAGGGGTCATTGGCGATGGGAGCTGGCATGGGTCTGGTTGGGTGTGGAGTAGTGTCGCCGAAATGGGGGTTTGGGAATGAAGTAATAGATGGGGCGGAGTTGAATTGCAGGTTTAAGGAAGTGGGAATGATGAACTGAAGAGAAGAGTAGAACGAGTGAGAGAGGCTTTCGCAGTCCATGATTTTTTATGTCTCTATGATAGAAGGTGTTGGAATGTTGTAGAGTCTCATTTAAATTAAAAGAGTCCATGTTGTTGGAGAATAAGGGATAGCTTGTGTTACACTAAATAAGGGTTTCTAAGCTCATCCAGATCCAACCCGTCGTACCACACACACCCTAAATGTAAagccatatgtatatatgtacgGCTCTAGCGACTGCCTCTAATAAGACGTCCGTGTTGATGTGAAAGACAACACGGCCGTAGTTCCAGCTCGATCCATCATTGATTTTATTTAAGAGATGGAAACTAGCTGGTTGAGGCCCAATTAATATAGATCATAAAGGACTGGGTGAGTCATTGATTAATAGAGTAAATTGATTGATGATGGTCTAAAATAAAAGTCATCACGACGAGGCCTTACGTATAGATGGCCCATTAGTCGGATGGGTGTATAGAAAATCAGGTTGTTCTGGAATCGGCTGAGTGATTAGGTAGTGATGGAGCGATGCGCAGCCACGAAGGTCCGGCGCTGATGGATATTGATGTCAGTTAATTCCTCCGGTGTTTCCTCCACGTGACACGTGCATTTATGCATATGCTAATGGCAGAAGAATGAATGCAATATTGGAACATCGTACCAAGTACACTGATAGCTTGCTTGATCGATCAGGAGGCCAGGACTTGTTAATTAGGTCATTCCCTACGTAAGCTCGAGCATCTGCCTTTTCGATTTTTAGTTGGTCAAGTGCACCGCATCAGGCAAATGGCAAAGGCAAAAGGAGAGGTTTTGCCTCCTAATTATGCACTATTCATTGATTTTGCCtttgcttttcattttttcGGTGCACCTCTATAAGGCAAGACTTTCATCTACTGCAGAGTAGATTCTTTTCTTCTCAATTTTGCCCTTGCTTGCTTCTGCtactctttcttcttccccttgcTCTCTGTTTCTGTTGTCTTCTCTGTAGCGAGGTCAAAAGTGGGAAGAGAAAAAACTGGCAAATAAAATAAAGTGTTTCATCTGCTTTAATTACGTAGGTGCCACTGGATTGGTCGACCAAATCAAGGGGCAAAAGTTGCCAGTATGCTTGGTCGATCAAGCTTTTAATCGGGCAATAACGCATGCGGTGTATGGATTTTATATATTTGATTTTGGGCTGATTAAGAGGCAAGACCATTGTCTTGCTAGCTGCGGTGCATTTGCTCTAACCATCCTTAATGCCCGCCGTCTTTCTCTCTCGATCTGTATGAACGATCTGATGTAATATATATGCCATCACATGCATTCATATATGTCCGTACGTAACAAAACCCAGGTACATGTTACCTAAGCCAACGGCGTGCAACTACAGTAATACAGTAATACTACTTTTTTCACCATTGACTTTGCCTTTATCCATCCTCCTCAAATTAGTCTTAATTAAAAATTGATGGAGAATAGATAAAATGTAATGCAATACTAGCATGGAATAACAAGTATTGATCGGAGCACTATAAATACCTGCGACCAGAAACATGGCTAGCTATAACTGATCCATCTACCAGAGACATGGCTATCATCAATCACTGCTGCTCATGCCTACTACTTATCTTTCTCTTGTTCATGATATCCTTGTTCGGCTTATCGAATGCAGCCGCAACTTATAATGTGATGAAATATGGTGCAAAAGCAGATGGGAAAACAGACTCAACCCAAGCATTTGTCAAGACATGGGCAGCAGCATGCAGCTCTGCTCAGACAGCCACCATGTACGTCCCCAAAGGAGGGTTCTTGCTGAAAGCTGCAGTGTTCAGAGGCCCTTGCAAGAGTAAAATTATCGTTCAGATATACGGAACCCTGATTGCCCCTACTGATTATTGGGCTTTGGGAAACTCCGGTCACTGGATCTTGTTCATTAAGGTCAATAGACTTGCAGTTTTCGGTGGTAGACTCGACGCCAAGGGAGCTGGCTTTTGGGCTTGCAGGAAATCCGGAAAGAGCTGCCCTGTTGGAGCTAGGGTATGATCGATCACTTCGGATTTACATGTtattggtatatatatatatatgtatatatatatattacttgcctagcaacaaatttttaactATATATCTTATGTGCAGTCGATAACGTTCAATTGGGCAAATGACGTTGTGATAAGTGGTTTATCATCCGTCAACAGTCAGTTAACTCATCTTGTGATCAACAGCTGCAACAATGTGGCGGTCCAAAACGTTGAGCTGTATGCTCCGGATGACAGCCCCAACACTGACGGCATTCATGTGCAGGGCTCAACTGGGGTTACTATCACTGGTGCAACCTTGATGACCGGAGACGATTGTGTATCAATTGGTCCTGGCACCAAAAACCTGTACATGAGTAACATCAGGTGCGGCCCAGGACATGGCGTAAGGTAAATTCTAAGTTGAGTCCCAATCAAAGTTGGTAATGGGAGTCATGTGTGCtaaaattaatattgatgatGATCCATAATGATGCAGCATTGGTAGTCTAGGCAGGGCAGTGAACGAAGCTGGGGTCCAAAATGTGACGTTGACGAATGCAGTTTTCACCGGATCGGACAACGGAGTACGAATAAAGTCATGGGCGAGGCCCAGCACTGGGTTTGTGACCAACATTCTCTTCCAGAACATCATGATGAGGAACGTTAAGAACCCCATCATCATCGATCAGAACTATTGCCCACATAACCAAGGTTGCCCTAACCAGGTACTTAGTAATGAATAGTTAAATCACCTACTTACATATATACCATTTAATTGTCTTTATAAATTCCGTTAATCTTTAACTAATCTATGTAACATGCATGCACGTACAGGGTTCTGGTGTGAAGATTAGTCAAGTAACATACAAGAATATACAAGGGACGTCGGCAACGGCGGAGGCGGTAACATTTGATTGCAGCCCAAGTAATCCGTGCAGAGGGATTAGATTGCATGACATCAAGCTTACATACCTGAATAAGGTAGCCACATCTTCATGCAATAACATTGGTGGAACCAGCACCGGAGTAGTCATGCCCAGGAGTTGCGTGGGAAGTTGATTATATATGTTTGATTCCTAGCtgttttgtttaattgttaagaTTAGGATTGGTGGCGATGGGCCAGTGGGTGTGCGCGCACACCACATGGATATGCAGTTATTATATATCAAAGCTTCCATGGTCGTGTCTGCAGTAAATCCCATATTGCCTTTCGATGTATCGATCTATATGATATTACTTTTCTGAATTTTATGTTTGGTGCACTGAGGTCTCATATAGTATTGCAATGAAATTCGTAATTTCTAAGTTTAAAATaccaaacaaataaaattgttAATGtttagaaattatgaatttgtcattttcatttgaattttcatttgataactttgttgttaatgttgtaaatttggttcaactaaatgagtaatgctaggtgaaccacctTTTGGGGAACCACCTAGAGCCCACCTTAGGTGGCAGTTGATGTGGCATAACCACATCATCAAAgcataatttctatttttttttcttctatttttcttaattacgaaaattctttttcttaattacgaaaattctttttcttttttttcactttcttgattttatccTTTAAATCCTTTATTTTTGGCTTTGTGATCTTATCTGCGCGACGTCTTCATCAGacgtttttttcttctctcctcGTCTCACCCCTCCTCTCAACCCTAGCTCTCACCTCCTCTTCAATTGATCAACGTCTTCTCAATCTGATTTCCGTTCCCTCGCAAGCATCGTTGACAAAAGCTCCACCCAATCtaatcttgtttttttttttcctgagaatGAAATACAAATATCATGTTTGGAATTAGGGTTTAAGGGGAAGtggatttgatttattgaaaTTGCTGCAACCATTCAAAAATCTTTGCTCTCCATTGCGTCCTTACTTTCTTGATATCATCCtttaaacctttttttttttttttttttttttcagatatgCTTAACCTTTTCAGCAGACATGCTTTTCACAATTACAGTTCATTGTGCATGCCGTCAACAATTGAGAATCAAGGATATTGGCTTGCTGGTttattctcttctcttctcctctTCTCCTCTCACCTCTCTCATCTCCTATTCAATTAATCAGTAGCTTCTCAATCTGATTTCAGTTTCCTTGCAGACATTGTTAACATAACCTTTGCCCATTCTAATCATGGttagttatgtttttttttatttaatttttttaatgaaatcaCAAATAAAATGTGTGTGGAATTAATTAGGATTTTGGGGGGAGTGGATTTGATTTATGCTGCCATCAATGCCATGTCCTGAGTATGAAATCACCACTTGATTAAACTATGCTTAGATGCTCCACTTGAATATATTTGATGATGTTACTTGATTTCTTCCCTTACGATTGCCACATCTTTGGTTTTAGCGCAAtcatataaaaagaaaaagtgcTTTTGTAAGTTTTTTGGACTTGTTGTACCaacaagagaaagagaaagttaCGTATGATTTGGTATGACCAAGGAAAATCACAGACACTTGACATGAAAATTTCACAACTGGCATGGACAACTTAGAAACATAATGCAATTTTAAGAACAAAAGGAAATGAACTAGCCATATTCAATCTTACATAGATTTGCTTTTCATGTCAATCTTTAACAAGATTCTAATACGTTACTTCTGAACCATTGTTGCAGAATGTTTTATATGTCAAGAAATCGGAATGCACGCAGTTCGCAAGAACCGAGATGTCATACTCCCAAAGGACTTTGAAAAGGGTTATTAGAAGCTTGATATTGACTTTGAATTCTACAAATGATCCGGGTGCTGGGAGTTCATATGACAAAGACGCTGGGGTTGCTGAAGAGGCCATGTTAAATCTTGTAGTTGCATATATGGCTTCTTTGCCTTCACAGCTCACTAGAAGGCTTTTTTAAATTAATGTCATGTATGGTCTTGAGCTGTCAAGTGAAACTATACTGTTGTTTATTGTGATATCCCAGTTCTTCTAGCTTTTTAATTGATATTCTTCTTCATTCTCAGCATGTGTCAAATTTATGATAACACTTCATGTTAACTAGAAGACAGATCAAAAATACAAATTATTAGATATGCTTAACCTTTTGAAATAATTGACATGCTTGTACTGAATGATTGTTCTCTATTATAGTGTGACATAAAAATCTTTTAACTGAAATATGGGTTACACTAGAAAGCttgcccgcgctttgccgcgGAATTTATTGTTATCATTGAATTTGCAGATTGTTCAAGAGAGTAATTGCTTGTATAGACAATTATACTGTTGATTGTGATTTGCAGATTTggtttgatttgaaatttttgattATGATGGAGAAATTTGCAGATTTGTTTTGATTGTGAGATTTTGGTGGATCAGTAATTCAGTATAACCTATTGAGTACATTGTACAGCAGAATGCAATGAGATATTACAACATGCACAGAGTTTCAATGATGAAGACTTGAGTTGTACTCATGGGGCTGAAGTTGCTTTGAGCGAGCCTTCTCCATCAGCTCTTTCCACTTCTGAGATAACAAATACAAATCCAACTGTGCCAACGAAAGCAAATTACCACTCAGTAAGTATAATACAAACTATTACGATACCATACAATATTAATTCTTATAATTCACAAATATCACACCTTATCTGCATCCTGAAGAATATGGGTTATTAGCCCATCATCAATAGCCACAGCAATGGCGATGTTTATGCTACTGTTGTAGTGAAAGCT encodes the following:
- the LOC133731218 gene encoding polygalacturonase-like; its protein translation is MAIINHCCSCLLLIFLLFMISLFGLSNAAATYNVMKYGAKADGKTDSTQAFVKTWAAACSSAQTATMYVPKGGFLLKAAVFRGPCKSKIIVQIYGTLIAPTDYWALGNSGHWILFIKVNRLAVFGGRLDAKGAGFWACRKSGKSCPVGARSITFNWANDVVISGLSSVNSQLTHLVINSCNNVAVQNVELYAPDDSPNTDGIHVQGSTGVTITGATLMTGDDCVSIGPGTKNLYMSNIRCGPGHGVSIGSLGRAVNEAGVQNVTLTNAVFTGSDNGVRIKSWARPSTGFVTNILFQNIMMRNVKNPIIIDQNYCPHNQGCPNQGSGVKISQVTYKNIQGTSATAEAVTFDCSPSNPCRGIRLHDIKLTYLNKVATSSCNNIGGTSTGVVMPRSCNVLYVKKSECTQFARTEMSYSQRTLKRVIRSLILTLNSTNDPGAGSSYDKDAGVAEEAMLNLVVAYMASLPSQLTRRLF